One Glycine soja cultivar W05 chromosome 7, ASM419377v2, whole genome shotgun sequence genomic window, TTACGTATAGAATATCTGGCAATTACATCTTATAATGGTTATTGAATATGAAAGCGGAATTTTGATTGTTTTCAGCACACCAGCTGCTATTGGAATGGTGTTTAATTTTCTGCTATAGTGTTTCCTGCATTTGAATATTCCCATTGTTAAACAGTAATCTTAGTGAAATCTCATATGCAGAAAATATGGCACCATTTACTAGGAAAGCTCTGGCAACTGTAGTTCCTAAACCCCGCCATAGCACACCGTATCCTTCTTCGTTAACACTCTTTTTGAAACAATCTATAATGCCTTTGTACTTTATAGAAGAGGGTGTTTGAGCCTGTAGTCTTGTCTTTACAACATCAAAAGGGTAGCAACTAATCCAACTCGTCACCCCTGCTAATCCTCCTGCTATTAACATAGTATTCAAACTCTCTTCACCACTTTTTCTGCAACCTGGGTGAAGTTGTTCCCTCATGTATTCATATGTCCAGAAGTATAAACCATGAGAAGGTCCATCCCTCATCACAGTGACACCTAGACCTCGATAGATTCCTCGAAGGCCTTCTTTTCTCCATATGTTCTTAGCGAGCATTAGAGGACCTTTTGCGGTTTCTGTCATCTGACCTGCGTTTTGCAGCTGAAGTCGAACTTTGGTCAACTCCACAGGGGATATTAATAGACTTTGGATGGCCCCGGTACCAGTTCCTCCTAAAGCAACACCCTTGTAGGAAGGAGG contains:
- the LOC114417903 gene encoding mitochondrial arginine transporter BAC2-like: MDFWPEFLASSSGREFVAGGFGGIAGIISGYPLDTLRIRLQNSKNGSAFTILRQMVSREGPASLYRGMGAPLASVTFQNAMVFQTYAVLSRAFDSSVSAKDPPSYKGVALGGTGTGAIQSLLISPVELTKVRLQLQNAGQMTETAKGPLMLAKNIWRKEGLRGIYRGLGVTVMRDGPSHGLYFWTYEYMREQLHPGCRKSGEESLNTMLIAGGLAGVTSWISCYPFDVVKTRLQAQTPSSIKYKGIIDCFKKSVNEEGYGVLWRGLGTTVARAFLVNGAIFSAYEISLRLLFNNGNIQMQETL